The Actinocorallia herbida DNA window CTTCGCACTCCGCTACGACAGGCTCGGGCAGCTCGCCCTTCCTGAGGTCGCCACGCGAGATTTGATCACCAAGCACCTGGAGACGATGTGACATCAGCCCCCGCCTGGCGAAAGGCCAGCCACAGCAACGCAAGTGGCGGGAACTGCGTCGAAGCCGCCCCCCTCGGCCCTGCCAAGGTCGGCCTGCGCGACTCCAAGCACGTCCAGTCCGGCCACCTGACCGTCACCGCTCCCCAGTTCCGGTCCTTCCTGAACGCGGTCAAAGCCGACAAGCGCTGACGCCCGCTCCGACAAGGCCCTACCCCACGGGGCCTTGTCCTTCGCTCCTGGAGACGGTCCCCGGGGCTCAGTGTCGGGTCAGGGCCAGCACGCTCAGTCCGAACATCAGGACGCCCAGGGGAACATGGACCGACGGGACGTGGGCGATGCCGAGTGCGACCTGGAGCGAGGCGAGGACGAGGAAGCCCGCGGCCTGCCAGACGGGCCGGAGTGGGCCGCCGCCCGGCTTCCACGCCAGCACCGCCGCGAGCACGTAGAGCATCGACGCCCCGTACATCACGCGGGCTCCGGCGCTGTGCAGCGTCTCCCCGTAGGGCGCGGTGAGCAGCAGCCCGGCGGAGACCGCTTGCAGGAAGATGGTCAGGGTCTGGAGGGCGATCGCGGTCCGCAGAAGCGAGAAGCGGTGCTGTGCCGTCGTCTGGGTCGTCATGGAAAGTCCCCTTTCCGCCCGGGGGCGGGAGGTCGGTAGGGTTTCACCGGCCCGACGACGCGGGCCCTCGAAAGGTAAGGCGATCGGCGACATGAAGACGTCCGGGACGGCCGTCGAAGGGGTGGCCGGTGAGCGGCGCCAGCTGATCAATGTCGCCTACCGGCTCCTCGGTTCGCTGGCCGAGTCCGAGGACGCCGTGCAGGAGGCCTACGCGCGCTGGTACGCGCTGCCCCGGGACCGGCGGGACGAGATCGTGTCCCCCGGCGCCTGGCTGACGACGGTGACCGGCCGCATCTGCCTGGACGTGCTCGGCTCGGCGCGCGCCCGGCGCGAGCGCTACGTCGGCGCGTGGCTGCCCGACCCGCTGCCCGAACGCGGGGAACGTGGCGCCGACCCGGCCGACCAGATCGTCCAGGACGAGTCGGTGGCGACGGCCTTCCTCGTCGTCCTGGAGTCGATGACGCCCGCCGAGCGCGTCGCCTTCGTCCTGCACGACGTCTTCCGTTACCCCTTCGCCGAGATCGCCGACGTCCTGAGCCGGACCCCCGCGGCCTGCAAGCAACTGGCGTCCTCCGCCCGCCGCCGCGTCCGCGCCGCGCAGGCCCCGGCGCCGGACCCCGGCCAGGCCGACACGGTGCGCCGCGTCAAGGAGGCCTGGAAGGCCAAGGACATCGCGGCCCTCGTCGACCTCCTGGACCCGGCCGCCGTGATGACCGCCGACGGCGGCGGCATGGTCGGCACCGTCCTCCACCCGATCGAGGGCGCCGCCCGCATCGCCCGCTACCTGGTCGCCATCGCGGACAAGGCCCCGGCCCTGGAGCTCCGGGAGTGTCCGGTCAACGGCACTCCGGGCCTGGTCGCCCGGCTCGCCGGCACCGTCACGACCGTGGCCTCCTTCGCGTTCGCCGACGGCCGCGTCATCCGGATCTGGGTCGTCCGCAACCCGGAGAAGCTCGGCCCCTGGCTCCCCGTCGGCCGACCGCTCCCGCACCAGGCCGCCCCCGCGGGCGTCGGAGACCGAGAAGAGTAGTCTCGCGCCGGACGAAGGGACACCCGTGAAGACGATCGGCATGCTCGGCGGCATGAGCTGGGAATCGACGGCCCTCTACTACCGCCTGGTGAACGAACTGGTGCGCGACCGCCTGGGCGGCCTGCACTCGGCCCGCTGCCTCATCCACTCCGTGGACTTCGCCGAGATCGAAGCGATGCAGGTCCAAGGCCGCTGGGACGACGCCGGCGCCCTGCTGGCCGACGCGGCCCGCTCCCTCGAAGCCGCGGGCGCCGACCTGGTCCTCCTCTGCACGAACACCATGCACAAGGTCGCCGACCCCGTCCAGGCCGCCCTCACCGTCCCGTTCCTGCACCTGGCCGACGCGACCGCCGACGCGGCCCTGGCGGCCGGCGTCACCACCCTGGGCTTCCTGGGAACCGACTTCTCAATGAGCGACACCTTCTACACCGACCGCCTCACCCGCCGGGGCCTCACCGTCCTCATCCCCGACGAGCAAGACCGAAAGCAAGTCCACGACATCATCTACAAGGAACTCTGCCTGGGCGTCTTCCGCGAAGAATCCCGCCAGACCTACCGCGACGTCATCACCGGACTCATCGACCGAGGCGCCGAGGGCATCATCCTCGGCTGCACCGAGATCGAACTCCTCGTGAGCCAAGAAGACAGCCCCGTCCCCGTCTTCCCCACCACCCACCTCCACTGCCAGGCCGCCGTCGCCCACGCCCTCGCCGAGGACCCGGCCACGTAAGGTCCGGCCCCCCGCCCCGTCGACCACGCAGCCGTGTGCCTCGCGCACCCAGCCCGTCCCGTTCCTGAACCAGGCGGGCCCGTGACGCATGGACGGCCCAGGCCGGGTCCGCCCCGCGCAGCTGAGATGGCGGGCCCGGATCTCTGACGCGTCGTCTACGCGCGCGGGGTCGGGAGGGCCGTCGCGGCGTGGGTGGAGGCGGTCAGGAGGGTGGTGAGGGCGGTGCGGGCGGAGGTGAGGCCGGCGATGCGGGTGTCGAGGTCGGCGGCCTGGGCGGCGAGGTGGTCCAGGACGCAGGGCTGGAGGGTCGCGCCGTCAGGGGCGAAGCAGGGCATGAGGTCGCGGATGACGCGGGTGGGCAGGCCCGCGGCGAGGAGGGCGCGGATGCGGGCGACCGTCTCGGGGGCGTCCGGGGCGTAGAGCCGGTGCCCGCCGTCGGTGCGCTGGGACGACAGGAGGTCCTGCTCCTCGTAGTAGCGCAGGAGGCGGACGGCCACGCCCGTCTCGCGCGACAGTTCTCCGATGCGCATGTGACCCACCTCGCAGCAAGCGGCCTTGAATCTCACATAGATGTCAGATCATACGGTCGTGCCATGACGAACACCGCACAGCACCAGCCTGTCTCCCTCTACGGCTTTCTGACCCCGAAGGCGGGCAGCGCCGACATCCTGCGCGACCTGCTGCTGGGTCTCGTCGAGCCGTCTCGCGGACACGACGGCAGCCTTCAGTACCACCTGCACGAGCAGGAGGACGGCCGCTTCTTCCTCTACGAGGTCTGGCGCTCGCGCGAGGACCTCGACCGGCACAACGCGACGCCGCTCCTGCGGGCCACGCTCGCGCGTATCGCCGACCATCTGGACGGTACGCCGGAGTCCTATTTCGGGGCGATGCGCAGCCTCCACCCGGCGTCCTGACCCCTGACGGGCCTTAGGGACGGCGGATTCCGTCGATGGCGATCGCCAGGAGGCGGTCGGCTTCGGCGGGGGCGTCGGGGTCCTGCTCGGTGGCCTGGGAGATGGCGCCGACGAGCTTGAGCAGCCGGTCGATGGGGATCTCGGGGCGGACGGCGTCCGCCGCTCGGGCGCGGGCCAGGAGGTTCTCGCCCGCGTTGACGACCATGGCGTGGCAGGCGCTGCCCAGGGACGGGTCGGCGCCGGGCATGAGGGAGGCGCCCAGGCCCCGGTTGGCCGCGGCGTGGGCGGCGACGGCGCGGAGCCAGGCGAACAGGGCTTCGCCCGGGTCGGGGGCGGTGAGCAGGTCGGCGGCCTTCGCGCAGAGCGCGTCCACCCGCTCCTGGAAGACGGCCTCCAGGAGCGCCTGACGGGTGGGGAAATGCCGGTGCAGGGTGGCCGACCCGACTCCGGCCTGACGCGCGATCTCCTCCAGGGACGCCTCGGCCCCCTGCTCGGCGACGAGGATTCCGGCGGCGGCCACGATCCGGTCGTGGTTGCGGCGGGCGTCCGCGCGCATCCGCGGCCGGGACGGCGCTGCGGCGTTCTCGGGCACGGCGGCTCCTGACGTCTTGCCAAGTGGGGTGGTCCTCCATATCGTAGCGAACGTCAAACGGGGGGCCACCCCACTTATCGGGACGGTCCGCCGCCGCATGGCCGCAGAGTGGAGAGACAGTGGAACGGACGAACAAGACCGTCGCCGTGGTCGGTGCGACCGGCTTGCAGGGCAGGGCCGTGACGCGGCACCTGCTCGGCGACGGCTGGCGGGTGCGCGCGCTCACCCGCGACCCGGACGGGGCGCAGGCTCAGGAACTGGCGCGGGCGGGCGCGGAACCCGTCCGGGCGCGGATGGAGGACGTCGGCTCGCTGACCACCGCGGCCGAGGGCGCCTGGGGGCTGTTCAGCGTGCAGCCCACGGTCGGCTCGCCCGGCACCGCGCCGGACTTCACCACCGAGGACGAGGTGCGCTGGGGCGTCAACGTCGCCGAGGCCGCGCGCGCCGCCGGCGTCGGGCACCTGATCTTCACCTCGGTCGCCGGCGCGGACCGCCACCTCAGCGAGAAGCTGCCCGCGAACCTGGTCAGCAAGTGGAGGATCGAGCGGCGCATCGCCGAGCTCGGCCTGCCCGCGACGATCCTCCGGCCGGTCTCCTTCATGGAGAACTTCACCGGCGGCTACGCGCTGCAGAACGGGACCCTTTCGACCGGGATCGCCCCCGGCACCGTCCAGCAGCTCATCGCCGTCGACGACGTCGGCGCCATCACCGCGCTGGCCTTCGCCCGACCGGACGAGTGGATCGGCCGCGCCGTCGCCCTGGCCGCCGACGCACTCACCCCGGTCGAGGTGGCCGACGCCATCGGGGAGGCGCTGAGGATCCCGCTGCCCTACGCCCAGATCCCCATCGCGGCGATCCGGGCCGTCAACGAGGACTTCGCCCACGCCAACGAGTGGCTCAACGAGCACGGCTACCGCGCGGACATTCCCGCGACCCGCCGCATCCACCCCGCCGCGCTGGACTTCCGCACCTGGCTGACGCGCACCGGCGCCGCGCAGATCGCCGCGTTCCTGGACCAGGCGCACGTTTCCGGACACGGCGCGTGAGCGCCCCGACGCCCGACCTCGGACGCGTCGGGATCTGGGCGGGCGACTTCGATCTCGTCCCCGCGACCGGCCTCCGCCGGGCCGCGGTCGCGATCGAGGATTTCGGCTACGGCGCCCTGTGGTTCGCCGAGACCGCGGGACGCGAGGCCATGGCGCAGGCCGCGATCCTGCTCGCGGCCACCCGGCGGATCCCCGTGGCGGTCGGCATGGCCGACATCCACGCGCGCGACGCCGTCACGGCCGCCGCGGGGCAGCGCACCCTGGAAGAGGCCTTCCCCGGCCGCTTCCTGCTCGGCCTGTGGGAGAGCCACCCGAGCCTGGCCGAGGACGTCCGGGGCCACCGCTGGGCCCCGCCCGCGGCCGCGATGCGGGCCTACCTCGACGCGCTGGACGCCGCCCCGTTCGGCCCGCCCGGGATGACGGCCCCGCCGCACCGCGTCCTGTCCGTGCTGGACCCCGGCATGCTCGCGCTGGCCGCCGAACGCGCCCAGGGCGCGATGGTGCTGGGCCTGCCCGTCGAGCACACGCGCGCCGCCCGCGAGATCCTCGGCGCCGACCGCTTCCTCGCCGTCACGCAGTTGTGCGTGCTCGGCGACGACCGCGCGCGCACCGCGGACCTGGCCCGCGCCACGGCGGCGGCCGCCCTGCCCAACCGCCGCGCACTGCTGCGCGGCCTCGGACATCCGACCCCGGACACGCTCGGCGACCGGCTGGTCGAGGCCATCGTGGCCCACGGCGACCCCGCGGCCGTTGCCCACCGCGTCGAGCAGCACCTCGCCGCCGGAGCCGACCACGTCGGCCTCCAGGTCCGCACCGCCGAGCCCGGCACGCCGCCCGTGCGGGAATGGGAGCGACTCGCGGACCGCCTCCCCGTCCGCTAAAGGTGCAGGGAGATGCCCCGGTGCGCGGCGAAGGCGTCGAAGATCCCGGCGGGCAGCACGGCGCCGACGGTCTCCGGGGTGTGCCCTGAAGGATTGTGGAAGCGGACCGTGTCCCCGGGGTGGCCGGTGGCCAGGACCAGATGGCCCCCGCGGCCGGGCGAGGGCCGGTCGGGCCGCCGGATCTCGACGTGCACCGAGGCGATGACGAGATGGCCCGCGTCGAGTTCGGCACGGAGCCTGCGCGGGGTGAGCTCGGTGATGACCTCGGCCTCGACGCCGTGGTGCTCGGCGGCATAACCGACGAACGGGTGGTACAGCAGACCGGGCCCGACGGTCCCGTCGTCGCGCTCCTCGTAGACACCGTGATCGAGCGCACCGGTCCGCAGCTCCCACAGGGACGGCGCCTGGCCGTCGCGGGCGAGAAGCGCCATCCGCAGACAGGTCAGCCCGCACCACCGCCGCGACCAGATCCCGTACTCCGCCTGGTTCGGGGCACCGCTGGCGGCCCAGCCCGGGTCGTCGGCGGCGGGACGCCCGCCGTAGACGATCGACCCGATCAGACCCGGCGTGGCGAACTGCGTGAGGGCCGGAACTGCGCGGTGCCGCGCCCCGCCGAGGGACGCACCGCTTCCCACGGCCTGGTGGTCGAACAAGGCTTCCTGGTCTCCGGTCCTGCGTCGCGAGTCTCCAAGGCCACCTTACGCCGGGGGCGCGCGTACGCCTGACCTGCGCCTACTGGCTCCGGAGGCCGTTCAGCACAGGGGATCCGGTCGCCTGGGCGGCGCGACGGGCGGGAGGCGCCAGACATGGAGTTCGTCGCCGATGCCGGCGGAGTAGAGGGCTCTGGTCGGGTCGGCTTCGGGGGCCTCCACGTCGAGGTCGTCGCCGCGAAGGGTGAGGTGGGAGTTCGGATCGTCCGGGTAGAACGCGGTGGTCGTTCCCATGTAGCCGTAGGAGTCGGCTCCGCCTGCCTCGAAGAAGTACTCGTACCGGCCTTCGGCGCGCGCAACCGGGGAGGGCGGCATCGCGGACGGGAGGTCCGCGCGGTTCGCGTCGGTGGACCAGAGGGTGACGGCGCGGGCCGCCGTGGGACACAGATCAGTGAGCCGGGCCAGAGGCGCCTTGGCGGGGGACGGCCTGCCGCGGGTGTCGGTCAGGGTGCAGATCCCCGGTGCCGGGCCGTTGCGCGGACAGGCCCAGAGGTGTCCCAATGATTCGGTGAGCACGAGGTCGGTGTCGTCGGTGAAGGCGCGCGTCCACACCGTGCGGTCGGCTGTCAGGCGGACGTGGATCAGGGTGCCGTCGCGCGCTGCCACGAGGTCGGCGCCCTTGGCGTCGGCGGCGGTCACGGCGAGGAGAGAGGCGGATGGGGAGGGCCGGGACAGGGCGCGAGAGGTTCCGTCCTCCAGGTTCCACAGGACGGCATCGGTGCAGACGCCGTCGCACAGGAGCGCGGCGAGGGAGGATCCGTCCTCGGCGAAGGTCGGCGGCCCGACGGAGAGGTCTTCGGGAGCGTTGAGTACCGCCGCGACGGCGAGGTCGGAGGTGCGGCGGACCTGCGTGTGGCAGCTGTCCCGGGCGCAGACAAGGGTCAGCAGCCACCGCCCGTCCGGGCTGAAACCCGCGGGCCATTCCATCGGGTCGGCGGGTGCCCGGGTGAGGAGCGCACCGTGCCGTGTCTCGTGGATCTCCAGATCGCCGTCCGGGTTCAGCAGGGCGAGGCGCGCGCCGGTCCGGTCGAACGGCGGGGGCGGCCCGGAGCGGATCGGAAGGGTGAACGCGGGCTCGGGGACCTCGACGGCGACGATGGCCCGCGCCGTGCCGAGCAACAGCGTCCACGACGCGATGGCGGCACCGAAGAGGACGGCGAGGTTCCGTGCCGGGTGCCGTCGCGCCCGCCTCTGCGTCAGGGCCCCACCAGTGCCCGCCCGGGTGGCGAGGTGTGCGGCGAGCAGGGCGTGGCGGAACTCGTGGACGGGCCCGGCCTGCCGGAGGACGCCTCGCGCGTGGGCGTCGCGCAGGAAGGCGGAGTAGCGCCAGGGGAGGTGCCCGCGCAGCGCCAGCCAGAGCCGGGCCATGACGAAGACCGGCCACACGGACCCGGAGTTGAAGGCGAGCACGACGGTCAGCGAGACCGCGACGACGGCGAGGGCGGCCGTGATCGTCGTAGGTTCCGCGTCCACGGCGGTCATGACGGCGAAGAGGATGATGAGGACGGTCGAGACGGTGCCGCCGAGGAAGACGAGGTGGCTCGTGCGGTCGCCGCGCAGGCTTTCCTCGGGGCCTGCCGCGTTCGTCTCGTCGGCGGGTGCGCTGATCCACCGGCCGATGCCGAACAGCGGGCCGGCGACGGCGAGGGCGGTCAGGGCGGTGCGCGCGTCCTCCGCCAGGTCACCGTTGAAGGAGGGGAGGGTCCAGGCCGCCGCGACCACGAGGCCGACGGCGAACCCGGTGGCCAGGTGCCGCCAGAGGGCGCGGACACGGAGCGCGGTGCGGCGCGGCAGCGCCGCGTGCCGGGTGCTGACCCCGGTGCTGAGGACGACCGAGACGAGCACGACGACCCCGACGAACGGGCCGTAGCCGAACCAGCCCTCCCCGTCAATCGACGGTTCCATGCCGTCGAGGACCGCGAGGG harbors:
- a CDS encoding DUF397 domain-containing protein; protein product: MTSAPAWRKASHSNASGGNCVEAAPLGPAKVGLRDSKHVQSGHLTVTAPQFRSFLNAVKADKR
- the sigJ gene encoding RNA polymerase sigma factor SigJ; this encodes MKTSGTAVEGVAGERRQLINVAYRLLGSLAESEDAVQEAYARWYALPRDRRDEIVSPGAWLTTVTGRICLDVLGSARARRERYVGAWLPDPLPERGERGADPADQIVQDESVATAFLVVLESMTPAERVAFVLHDVFRYPFAEIADVLSRTPAACKQLASSARRRVRAAQAPAPDPGQADTVRRVKEAWKAKDIAALVDLLDPAAVMTADGGGMVGTVLHPIEGAARIARYLVAIADKAPALELRECPVNGTPGLVARLAGTVTTVASFAFADGRVIRIWVVRNPEKLGPWLPVGRPLPHQAAPAGVGDREE
- a CDS encoding aspartate/glutamate racemase family protein produces the protein MKTIGMLGGMSWESTALYYRLVNELVRDRLGGLHSARCLIHSVDFAEIEAMQVQGRWDDAGALLADAARSLEAAGADLVLLCTNTMHKVADPVQAALTVPFLHLADATADAALAAGVTTLGFLGTDFSMSDTFYTDRLTRRGLTVLIPDEQDRKQVHDIIYKELCLGVFREESRQTYRDVITGLIDRGAEGIILGCTEIELLVSQEDSPVPVFPTTHLHCQAAVAHALAEDPAT
- a CDS encoding MerR family transcriptional regulator, which codes for MRIGELSRETGVAVRLLRYYEEQDLLSSQRTDGGHRLYAPDAPETVARIRALLAAGLPTRVIRDLMPCFAPDGATLQPCVLDHLAAQAADLDTRIAGLTSARTALTTLLTASTHAATALPTPRA
- a CDS encoding putative quinol monooxygenase → MTNTAQHQPVSLYGFLTPKAGSADILRDLLLGLVEPSRGHDGSLQYHLHEQEDGRFFLYEVWRSREDLDRHNATPLLRATLARIADHLDGTPESYFGAMRSLHPAS
- a CDS encoding TetR/AcrR family transcriptional regulator produces the protein MPENAAAPSRPRMRADARRNHDRIVAAAGILVAEQGAEASLEEIARQAGVGSATLHRHFPTRQALLEAVFQERVDALCAKAADLLTAPDPGEALFAWLRAVAAHAAANRGLGASLMPGADPSLGSACHAMVVNAGENLLARARAADAVRPEIPIDRLLKLVGAISQATEQDPDAPAEADRLLAIAIDGIRRP
- a CDS encoding NmrA/HSCARG family protein; the protein is MERTNKTVAVVGATGLQGRAVTRHLLGDGWRVRALTRDPDGAQAQELARAGAEPVRARMEDVGSLTTAAEGAWGLFSVQPTVGSPGTAPDFTTEDEVRWGVNVAEAARAAGVGHLIFTSVAGADRHLSEKLPANLVSKWRIERRIAELGLPATILRPVSFMENFTGGYALQNGTLSTGIAPGTVQQLIAVDDVGAITALAFARPDEWIGRAVALAADALTPVEVADAIGEALRIPLPYAQIPIAAIRAVNEDFAHANEWLNEHGYRADIPATRRIHPAALDFRTWLTRTGAAQIAAFLDQAHVSGHGA
- a CDS encoding TIGR03620 family F420-dependent LLM class oxidoreductase, which translates into the protein MSAPTPDLGRVGIWAGDFDLVPATGLRRAAVAIEDFGYGALWFAETAGREAMAQAAILLAATRRIPVAVGMADIHARDAVTAAAGQRTLEEAFPGRFLLGLWESHPSLAEDVRGHRWAPPAAAMRAYLDALDAAPFGPPGMTAPPHRVLSVLDPGMLALAAERAQGAMVLGLPVEHTRAAREILGADRFLAVTQLCVLGDDRARTADLARATAAAALPNRRALLRGLGHPTPDTLGDRLVEAIVAHGDPAAVAHRVEQHLAAGADHVGLQVRTAEPGTPPVREWERLADRLPVR
- a CDS encoding C39 family peptidase, with protein sequence MFDHQAVGSGASLGGARHRAVPALTQFATPGLIGSIVYGGRPAADDPGWAASGAPNQAEYGIWSRRWCGLTCLRMALLARDGQAPSLWELRTGALDHGVYEERDDGTVGPGLLYHPFVGYAAEHHGVEAEVITELTPRRLRAELDAGHLVIASVHVEIRRPDRPSPGRGGHLVLATGHPGDTVRFHNPSGHTPETVGAVLPAGIFDAFAAHRGISLHL
- a CDS encoding NACHT domain-containing protein encodes the protein MAGLLGVGVFLRKAGLEKADQYASVLALLVALGAAGVHTLRWARRDRSEDDPDKAVRLLVRAVRTQWAREAEARRLLRPRPLRLRWRTAPPDVRAGASGGGHGSLPPTDTRLPAAADLAAALHAADGPLVVLGEPGAGKTTTALLLLLALLEDAPPVPVLLSARDWDPAQGVETWLARRIGEDYPALQAVCAPAAHIADRGVLLILDGLDEMPRSLLPAAIDDLDRAAGSGLPLVLTCRTADYTEAVASSGPLSRASVLEIEPVGASDSAVYLAERDSPTAAARWRPVLDALLREDGGPLAQALSTPLMISLARRVYQDPDSRPAHLVDLPDADAVRDHLLSALLPAAYDTPADAARAERRLSFLAQRSRPTERSTLLPWWRLASLVPAPVIALMTAVPILLTSVAVAVFFFRTTDYREVTGSPSDYSFVALLGGLALAAVSASNCVRIARPAADSRSGSRVGRVVGAVFVALAGVGLGWAALLVLHPGLAASSKRLIAALAVLDGMEPSIDGEGWFGYGPFVGVVVLVSVVLSTGVSTRHAALPRRTALRVRALWRHLATGFAVGLVVAAAWTLPSFNGDLAEDARTALTALAVAGPLFGIGRWISAPADETNAAGPEESLRGDRTSHLVFLGGTVSTVLIILFAVMTAVDAEPTTITAALAVVAVSLTVVLAFNSGSVWPVFVMARLWLALRGHLPWRYSAFLRDAHARGVLRQAGPVHEFRHALLAAHLATRAGTGGALTQRRARRHPARNLAVLFGAAIASWTLLLGTARAIVAVEVPEPAFTLPIRSGPPPPFDRTGARLALLNPDGDLEIHETRHGALLTRAPADPMEWPAGFSPDGRWLLTLVCARDSCHTQVRRTSDLAVAAVLNAPEDLSVGPPTFAEDGSSLAALLCDGVCTDAVLWNLEDGTSRALSRPSPSASLLAVTAADAKGADLVAARDGTLIHVRLTADRTVWTRAFTDDTDLVLTESLGHLWACPRNGPAPGICTLTDTRGRPSPAKAPLARLTDLCPTAARAVTLWSTDANRADLPSAMPPSPVARAEGRYEYFFEAGGADSYGYMGTTTAFYPDDPNSHLTLRGDDLDVEAPEADPTRALYSAGIGDELHVWRLPPVAPPRRPDPLC